One region of Wyeomyia smithii strain HCP4-BCI-WySm-NY-G18 chromosome 3, ASM2978416v1, whole genome shotgun sequence genomic DNA includes:
- the LOC129730504 gene encoding adenylate kinase isoenzyme 5 isoform X3 codes for MMGICLDTDKSNTVQEVEESDWKGGGRGGDSRLAIVASPTLSNARGGGNNRGTMQNTGKVKFDPPKVPVIFILGGPGSGKVTHCDTLMQERRGVTHINMMDLLQQYAIGNADMQDFSQLSSRTVTEVLMLEMKMSPAAKTYLVSGYPRSMRDVVEYSEKIQVINGVILISWRQTILQRQIDYGAKLGHVVLSLAKMELENFFKNVMPVADYFDQSDMLIAINGERAPSEVYKDFRAAVLDILGAQENQEALLNGVAAAPAHQVEINNRNRSPSPPVPSLAVGPGAPLLRQQSRIQSPQQTSSNMLSVPDKSGKIPPIIWVIGGPGSNKATLCLKAVGVNPGWGHFSVGRLLRTAADSDPRLGTNNFAVKEAITAGEMVPKHSLEQLLETQLAQLSDKRGVIIDGFPRDMDQVAFFEKQYNQKPPIILLDCSKLQLGRGRLDDTVSSFRRRLELFRELTLPMLKEMDSAGRLTIVDGDTDSPTVQREFERIVRDNIQKVLQQKDADDESITPVKIGSFKNAIQQSRQSDDTVVHDLDADVPGVVPTISHHVSLANGHIGAVGVPAGAKNGFIPNGRPNFRNMLQEADNFDSHM; via the exons ATGATGGGTATTTGTTTAGATACAG ACAAAAGCAACACCGTCCAGGAAGTGGAAGAATCCGATTGGAAAGGTGGCGGAAGAGGTGGCGATTCTCGGTTGGCAATCGTTGCGTCCCCGACGCTCAGCAACGCTCGGGGTGGAGGAAACAATCGAGGCACGATGCAAAACACCGGCAAGGTCAAATTCGATCCGCCCAAGGTACCGGTCATCTTCATACTCGGTGGCCCCGGTAGTGGCAAAGTGACCCACTGCGACACCCTGATGCAGGAGCGCCGTGGAGTCACCCATATTAACATGATGGATCTCCTGCAGCAGTACGCCATCGGGAATG CAGATATGCAGGACTTTTCCCAGCTTTCATCACGTACTGTCACCGAGGTACTCATGCTTGAAATGAAAATGTCACCAGCTGCCAAAACCTACCTTGTGTCCGGGTATCCGCGATCAATGCGAGACGTCGTTGAGTATTCCGAAAAG ATCCAGGTGATCAACGGAGTAATACTTATTTCCTGGCGCCAAACAATCCTTCAACGTCAAATAGACTACGGTGCCAAGCTGGGCCATGTGGTATTGTCACTAGCCAAAATGGAACTGGAAAATTTTTTCAAGAATGTTATGCCAGTTGCCGACTATTTTGACCAAAGTGACATGCTGATTGCA ATCAACGGCGAACGTGCACCATCGGAAGTGTACAAAGACTTCCGAGCGGCCGTACTCGATATTCTTGGAGCGCAGGAAAATCAGGAAGCACTGTTGAATGGAGTTGCAG CTGCTCCAGCACATCAAGTAGAAATCAATAACCGAAATCGATCTCCGTCGCCACCTGTGCCGTCACTGGCGGTTGGACCTGGTGCTCCTTTGTTACGACAGCAATCACGTATTCAATCGCCCCAGCAGACGAGCTCCAACATGCTGAGCGTTCCAGATAAATCCGGTAAAATTCCACCTATTATTTGGGTGATTGGGGGGCCTGGCAGTAATAAGGCGACACTCTGTCTAAAGGCTGTGGGGGTCAATCCTGGATGGGGACACTTTAG TGTTGGAAGGCTACTTAGAACTGCGGCAGACTCAGATCCACGCTTGGGTACAAATAATTTTGCCGTTAAGGAAGCAATAACAGCCGGTGAAATGGTGCCcaagcactctttggaacagcTACTGGAGACTCAGTTGGCTCAGTTGAGTGACAAACGGGGAGTAATTATTGACGGTTTCCCTAGGGATATGGATCAAGtagcatttttcgaaaaacaa TACAATCAAAAACCGCCTATTATTTTGCTGgattgttcgaagttgcagcttGGGCGGGGCAGATTAGACGATACGGTATCTTCCTTTCGACGGCGGCTCGAACTGTTTCGCGAGCTAACACTTCCCATGCTGAAGGAAATGGACTCTGCTGGACGGTTAACCATT GTTGATGGAGACACCGACAGTCCAACGGTTCAGCGAGAGTTCGAGCGCATCGTTCGCGACAACATACAGAAAGTGTTGCAGCAAAAGGACGCCGATGATGAAAGCATAACTCCGGTGAAAATTGGCAGCTTCAAAAATGCCATACAGCAAAGTCGTCAGTCGGATGATACGGTCGTGCACGATCTAGATGCGGATGTACCGGGGGTCGTCCCAACCATCAGCCATCACGTGAGTCTGGCGAATGGACACATTGGTGCGGTGGGTGTTCCGGCCGGtgccaaaaatggattcattccCAATGGCCGGCCGAATTTCCGTAACATGTTGCAGGAGGCAGACAATTTTGATTCTCATATGTAA
- the LOC129730504 gene encoding adenylate kinase isoenzyme 5 isoform X1, whose amino-acid sequence MMGICLDTDKSNTVQEVEESDWKGGGRGGDSRLAIVASPTLSNARGGGNNRGTMQNTGKVKFDPPKVPVIFILGGPGSGKVTHCDTLMQERRGVTHINMMDLLQQYAIGNADMQDFSQLSSRTVTEVLMLEMKMSPAAKTYLVSGYPRSMRDVVEYSEKIQVINGVILISWRQTILQRQIDYGAKLGHVVLSLAKMELENFFKNVMPVADYFDQSDMLIAINGERAPSEVYKDFRAAVLDILGAQENQEALLNGVAGMGRGVDDIPGSIVSVDTAPSQHKVIAAAPAHQVEINNRNRSPSPPVPSLAVGPGAPLLRQQSRIQSPQQTSSNMLSVPDKSGKIPPIIWVIGGPGSNKATLCLKAVGVNPGWGHFSVGRLLRTAADSDPRLGTNNFAVKEAITAGEMVPKHSLEQLLETQLAQLSDKRGVIIDGFPRDMDQVAFFEKQYNQKPPIILLDCSKLQLGRGRLDDTVSSFRRRLELFRELTLPMLKEMDSAGRLTIVDGDTDSPTVQREFERIVRDNIQKVLQQKDADDESITPVKIGSFKNAIQQSRQSDDTVVHDLDADVPGVVPTISHHVSLANGHIGAVGVPAGAKNGFIPNGRPNFRNMLQEADNFDSHM is encoded by the exons ATGATGGGTATTTGTTTAGATACAG ACAAAAGCAACACCGTCCAGGAAGTGGAAGAATCCGATTGGAAAGGTGGCGGAAGAGGTGGCGATTCTCGGTTGGCAATCGTTGCGTCCCCGACGCTCAGCAACGCTCGGGGTGGAGGAAACAATCGAGGCACGATGCAAAACACCGGCAAGGTCAAATTCGATCCGCCCAAGGTACCGGTCATCTTCATACTCGGTGGCCCCGGTAGTGGCAAAGTGACCCACTGCGACACCCTGATGCAGGAGCGCCGTGGAGTCACCCATATTAACATGATGGATCTCCTGCAGCAGTACGCCATCGGGAATG CAGATATGCAGGACTTTTCCCAGCTTTCATCACGTACTGTCACCGAGGTACTCATGCTTGAAATGAAAATGTCACCAGCTGCCAAAACCTACCTTGTGTCCGGGTATCCGCGATCAATGCGAGACGTCGTTGAGTATTCCGAAAAG ATCCAGGTGATCAACGGAGTAATACTTATTTCCTGGCGCCAAACAATCCTTCAACGTCAAATAGACTACGGTGCCAAGCTGGGCCATGTGGTATTGTCACTAGCCAAAATGGAACTGGAAAATTTTTTCAAGAATGTTATGCCAGTTGCCGACTATTTTGACCAAAGTGACATGCTGATTGCA ATCAACGGCGAACGTGCACCATCGGAAGTGTACAAAGACTTCCGAGCGGCCGTACTCGATATTCTTGGAGCGCAGGAAAATCAGGAAGCACTGTTGAATGGAGTTGCAGGTATGGGTAGGGGCGTGGACGACATTCCCGGCAGTATAGTAAGCGTAGACACGGCACCTAGTCAACATAAAGTCATTGCAGCTGCTCCAGCACATCAAGTAGAAATCAATAACCGAAATCGATCTCCGTCGCCACCTGTGCCGTCACTGGCGGTTGGACCTGGTGCTCCTTTGTTACGACAGCAATCACGTATTCAATCGCCCCAGCAGACGAGCTCCAACATGCTGAGCGTTCCAGATAAATCCGGTAAAATTCCACCTATTATTTGGGTGATTGGGGGGCCTGGCAGTAATAAGGCGACACTCTGTCTAAAGGCTGTGGGGGTCAATCCTGGATGGGGACACTTTAG TGTTGGAAGGCTACTTAGAACTGCGGCAGACTCAGATCCACGCTTGGGTACAAATAATTTTGCCGTTAAGGAAGCAATAACAGCCGGTGAAATGGTGCCcaagcactctttggaacagcTACTGGAGACTCAGTTGGCTCAGTTGAGTGACAAACGGGGAGTAATTATTGACGGTTTCCCTAGGGATATGGATCAAGtagcatttttcgaaaaacaa TACAATCAAAAACCGCCTATTATTTTGCTGgattgttcgaagttgcagcttGGGCGGGGCAGATTAGACGATACGGTATCTTCCTTTCGACGGCGGCTCGAACTGTTTCGCGAGCTAACACTTCCCATGCTGAAGGAAATGGACTCTGCTGGACGGTTAACCATT GTTGATGGAGACACCGACAGTCCAACGGTTCAGCGAGAGTTCGAGCGCATCGTTCGCGACAACATACAGAAAGTGTTGCAGCAAAAGGACGCCGATGATGAAAGCATAACTCCGGTGAAAATTGGCAGCTTCAAAAATGCCATACAGCAAAGTCGTCAGTCGGATGATACGGTCGTGCACGATCTAGATGCGGATGTACCGGGGGTCGTCCCAACCATCAGCCATCACGTGAGTCTGGCGAATGGACACATTGGTGCGGTGGGTGTTCCGGCCGGtgccaaaaatggattcattccCAATGGCCGGCCGAATTTCCGTAACATGTTGCAGGAGGCAGACAATTTTGATTCTCATATGTAA
- the LOC129730504 gene encoding adenylate kinase isoenzyme 5 isoform X2 — protein MMGICLDTDKSNTVQEVEESDWKGGGRGGDSRLAIVASPTLSNARGGGNNRGTMQNTGKVKFDPPKVPVIFILGGPGSGKVTHCDTLMQERRGVTHINMMDLLQQYAIGNDMQDFSQLSSRTVTEVLMLEMKMSPAAKTYLVSGYPRSMRDVVEYSEKIQVINGVILISWRQTILQRQIDYGAKLGHVVLSLAKMELENFFKNVMPVADYFDQSDMLIAINGERAPSEVYKDFRAAVLDILGAQENQEALLNGVAGMGRGVDDIPGSIVSVDTAPSQHKVIAAAPAHQVEINNRNRSPSPPVPSLAVGPGAPLLRQQSRIQSPQQTSSNMLSVPDKSGKIPPIIWVIGGPGSNKATLCLKAVGVNPGWGHFSVGRLLRTAADSDPRLGTNNFAVKEAITAGEMVPKHSLEQLLETQLAQLSDKRGVIIDGFPRDMDQVAFFEKQYNQKPPIILLDCSKLQLGRGRLDDTVSSFRRRLELFRELTLPMLKEMDSAGRLTIVDGDTDSPTVQREFERIVRDNIQKVLQQKDADDESITPVKIGSFKNAIQQSRQSDDTVVHDLDADVPGVVPTISHHVSLANGHIGAVGVPAGAKNGFIPNGRPNFRNMLQEADNFDSHM, from the exons ATGATGGGTATTTGTTTAGATACAG ACAAAAGCAACACCGTCCAGGAAGTGGAAGAATCCGATTGGAAAGGTGGCGGAAGAGGTGGCGATTCTCGGTTGGCAATCGTTGCGTCCCCGACGCTCAGCAACGCTCGGGGTGGAGGAAACAATCGAGGCACGATGCAAAACACCGGCAAGGTCAAATTCGATCCGCCCAAGGTACCGGTCATCTTCATACTCGGTGGCCCCGGTAGTGGCAAAGTGACCCACTGCGACACCCTGATGCAGGAGCGCCGTGGAGTCACCCATATTAACATGATGGATCTCCTGCAGCAGTACGCCATCGGGAATG ATATGCAGGACTTTTCCCAGCTTTCATCACGTACTGTCACCGAGGTACTCATGCTTGAAATGAAAATGTCACCAGCTGCCAAAACCTACCTTGTGTCCGGGTATCCGCGATCAATGCGAGACGTCGTTGAGTATTCCGAAAAG ATCCAGGTGATCAACGGAGTAATACTTATTTCCTGGCGCCAAACAATCCTTCAACGTCAAATAGACTACGGTGCCAAGCTGGGCCATGTGGTATTGTCACTAGCCAAAATGGAACTGGAAAATTTTTTCAAGAATGTTATGCCAGTTGCCGACTATTTTGACCAAAGTGACATGCTGATTGCA ATCAACGGCGAACGTGCACCATCGGAAGTGTACAAAGACTTCCGAGCGGCCGTACTCGATATTCTTGGAGCGCAGGAAAATCAGGAAGCACTGTTGAATGGAGTTGCAGGTATGGGTAGGGGCGTGGACGACATTCCCGGCAGTATAGTAAGCGTAGACACGGCACCTAGTCAACATAAAGTCATTGCAGCTGCTCCAGCACATCAAGTAGAAATCAATAACCGAAATCGATCTCCGTCGCCACCTGTGCCGTCACTGGCGGTTGGACCTGGTGCTCCTTTGTTACGACAGCAATCACGTATTCAATCGCCCCAGCAGACGAGCTCCAACATGCTGAGCGTTCCAGATAAATCCGGTAAAATTCCACCTATTATTTGGGTGATTGGGGGGCCTGGCAGTAATAAGGCGACACTCTGTCTAAAGGCTGTGGGGGTCAATCCTGGATGGGGACACTTTAG TGTTGGAAGGCTACTTAGAACTGCGGCAGACTCAGATCCACGCTTGGGTACAAATAATTTTGCCGTTAAGGAAGCAATAACAGCCGGTGAAATGGTGCCcaagcactctttggaacagcTACTGGAGACTCAGTTGGCTCAGTTGAGTGACAAACGGGGAGTAATTATTGACGGTTTCCCTAGGGATATGGATCAAGtagcatttttcgaaaaacaa TACAATCAAAAACCGCCTATTATTTTGCTGgattgttcgaagttgcagcttGGGCGGGGCAGATTAGACGATACGGTATCTTCCTTTCGACGGCGGCTCGAACTGTTTCGCGAGCTAACACTTCCCATGCTGAAGGAAATGGACTCTGCTGGACGGTTAACCATT GTTGATGGAGACACCGACAGTCCAACGGTTCAGCGAGAGTTCGAGCGCATCGTTCGCGACAACATACAGAAAGTGTTGCAGCAAAAGGACGCCGATGATGAAAGCATAACTCCGGTGAAAATTGGCAGCTTCAAAAATGCCATACAGCAAAGTCGTCAGTCGGATGATACGGTCGTGCACGATCTAGATGCGGATGTACCGGGGGTCGTCCCAACCATCAGCCATCACGTGAGTCTGGCGAATGGACACATTGGTGCGGTGGGTGTTCCGGCCGGtgccaaaaatggattcattccCAATGGCCGGCCGAATTTCCGTAACATGTTGCAGGAGGCAGACAATTTTGATTCTCATATGTAA
- the LOC129730504 gene encoding adenylate kinase isoenzyme 5 isoform X4 gives MQNTGKVKFDPPKVPVIFILGGPGSGKVTHCDTLMQERRGVTHINMMDLLQQYAIGNADMQDFSQLSSRTVTEVLMLEMKMSPAAKTYLVSGYPRSMRDVVEYSEKIQVINGVILISWRQTILQRQIDYGAKLGHVVLSLAKMELENFFKNVMPVADYFDQSDMLIAINGERAPSEVYKDFRAAVLDILGAQENQEALLNGVAGMGRGVDDIPGSIVSVDTAPSQHKVIAAAPAHQVEINNRNRSPSPPVPSLAVGPGAPLLRQQSRIQSPQQTSSNMLSVPDKSGKIPPIIWVIGGPGSNKATLCLKAVGVNPGWGHFSVGRLLRTAADSDPRLGTNNFAVKEAITAGEMVPKHSLEQLLETQLAQLSDKRGVIIDGFPRDMDQVAFFEKQYNQKPPIILLDCSKLQLGRGRLDDTVSSFRRRLELFRELTLPMLKEMDSAGRLTIVDGDTDSPTVQREFERIVRDNIQKVLQQKDADDESITPVKIGSFKNAIQQSRQSDDTVVHDLDADVPGVVPTISHHVSLANGHIGAVGVPAGAKNGFIPNGRPNFRNMLQEADNFDSHM, from the exons ATGCAAAACACCGGCAAGGTCAAATTCGATCCGCCCAAGGTACCGGTCATCTTCATACTCGGTGGCCCCGGTAGTGGCAAAGTGACCCACTGCGACACCCTGATGCAGGAGCGCCGTGGAGTCACCCATATTAACATGATGGATCTCCTGCAGCAGTACGCCATCGGGAATG CAGATATGCAGGACTTTTCCCAGCTTTCATCACGTACTGTCACCGAGGTACTCATGCTTGAAATGAAAATGTCACCAGCTGCCAAAACCTACCTTGTGTCCGGGTATCCGCGATCAATGCGAGACGTCGTTGAGTATTCCGAAAAG ATCCAGGTGATCAACGGAGTAATACTTATTTCCTGGCGCCAAACAATCCTTCAACGTCAAATAGACTACGGTGCCAAGCTGGGCCATGTGGTATTGTCACTAGCCAAAATGGAACTGGAAAATTTTTTCAAGAATGTTATGCCAGTTGCCGACTATTTTGACCAAAGTGACATGCTGATTGCA ATCAACGGCGAACGTGCACCATCGGAAGTGTACAAAGACTTCCGAGCGGCCGTACTCGATATTCTTGGAGCGCAGGAAAATCAGGAAGCACTGTTGAATGGAGTTGCAGGTATGGGTAGGGGCGTGGACGACATTCCCGGCAGTATAGTAAGCGTAGACACGGCACCTAGTCAACATAAAGTCATTGCAGCTGCTCCAGCACATCAAGTAGAAATCAATAACCGAAATCGATCTCCGTCGCCACCTGTGCCGTCACTGGCGGTTGGACCTGGTGCTCCTTTGTTACGACAGCAATCACGTATTCAATCGCCCCAGCAGACGAGCTCCAACATGCTGAGCGTTCCAGATAAATCCGGTAAAATTCCACCTATTATTTGGGTGATTGGGGGGCCTGGCAGTAATAAGGCGACACTCTGTCTAAAGGCTGTGGGGGTCAATCCTGGATGGGGACACTTTAG TGTTGGAAGGCTACTTAGAACTGCGGCAGACTCAGATCCACGCTTGGGTACAAATAATTTTGCCGTTAAGGAAGCAATAACAGCCGGTGAAATGGTGCCcaagcactctttggaacagcTACTGGAGACTCAGTTGGCTCAGTTGAGTGACAAACGGGGAGTAATTATTGACGGTTTCCCTAGGGATATGGATCAAGtagcatttttcgaaaaacaa TACAATCAAAAACCGCCTATTATTTTGCTGgattgttcgaagttgcagcttGGGCGGGGCAGATTAGACGATACGGTATCTTCCTTTCGACGGCGGCTCGAACTGTTTCGCGAGCTAACACTTCCCATGCTGAAGGAAATGGACTCTGCTGGACGGTTAACCATT GTTGATGGAGACACCGACAGTCCAACGGTTCAGCGAGAGTTCGAGCGCATCGTTCGCGACAACATACAGAAAGTGTTGCAGCAAAAGGACGCCGATGATGAAAGCATAACTCCGGTGAAAATTGGCAGCTTCAAAAATGCCATACAGCAAAGTCGTCAGTCGGATGATACGGTCGTGCACGATCTAGATGCGGATGTACCGGGGGTCGTCCCAACCATCAGCCATCACGTGAGTCTGGCGAATGGACACATTGGTGCGGTGGGTGTTCCGGCCGGtgccaaaaatggattcattccCAATGGCCGGCCGAATTTCCGTAACATGTTGCAGGAGGCAGACAATTTTGATTCTCATATGTAA